GCGTCGCCAGCACTCCGGTCTTCCCGATGCCGGTTCGAATCTCGTCGTAGCCGAACGAACGCAGCTCGCGCTCGACGAACTTCGCCGTCTCGAACTCGACGAGCGATAACTCGGGATGCGAATGGAGGTGACGTCGGTAACCAACGATGGCGGCAACGGCGGTCATGCTACTTCAAGGCCTCGGCAATTGGTTTGAACCAGAGTCGCGCGTTTGCATAGTCGAAGATCATGTTAAAATCGCTCAGCGTATCCCTGCCGATCAGGCCGTCGTAGTCGCGCTCCTGAGCGTATTGCACGGAAGGCACGACGACCTGGACGCCGCCGAAGACCCAGTCGCCGAGCGTCATGCTGCGCATCGTGATGTGCTTGACGCCGAACGGCTTGCCGCCGATCATCACGAGTTCGCCTTCGTCGGGCGTCCCGCGCGGAACGAGATTGGGAAACTGGGAGAAGTAATGCGGATAGAGCATCGAGTAGACCGCGCCGAGATCCACGACGAAGTACCCGGGCAGATTGCTGTACGACGCCTTGACGAGCGGGACGCCATAATCGAGACGCAGCGGCAACGCCGACCAGCCCCGTGCCGTGAGATCGGCAGGCGCACTGCGCATGAGCGTCAGCGCCTTCTTTTCGAAGTCTATCTCGAGCGCTCCGCTGGCGACAAAATCGGTGCCGAGCAGTCCGACGACGCGCTGGTCGGGAAGCTGCTCTTCGAACGAAGCCGTCGAGAATGCGACGTTTTTCGCGCTCAACGGCCCGACCGAGAGATCGGGGGCGCGCGTGTTTGCCATCGTGAAGTCGCCGCCGAAACTCAGGGCCGTAACGCCCGTCAGCGACATCCCGAGCTCGCCCGCGACCGCCGGGTCGATCAACAGATCCGACGAGCCCGTGTCGAGCAGAAAATCCAGCCCCCGCCCCGCGATCGAAACGTTCACGATAACTCCCGAATCGGTGAAGCGCGCGGGTATGACGACGGCGTCGCGCCCGCCGAGATCGAAGAGCGGCTTCGATGTGGGAGGCGTAAAATCGGCCGGCGACAACCGCACTCGTTCGTACGTCTGCACCTTCGTCTGCGTTACCGGCTTGCCGTCGCGTTCGTAGCCGATCGCGTAGGCGAC
The sequence above is drawn from the Candidatus Binatia bacterium genome and encodes:
- a CDS encoding retropepsin-like aspartic protease → MSARTGAALLVVLAALAVPASGAQGYAPADITTAQLFERNKHAVGSLEAGTYRVVSQERSALGDVWTTETLTDGRNFRTTVRIGGFATSYGADAGVRWQQDENGLVLPTTGIYAELDPFVASMRNAQNPESGVRLLGLSTGDSPALVVEVTPRNGLVERRYYDPHTYLLTRLDFTDYDGHQQTYVYGDYRQVAGRSVAYAIGYERDGKPVTQTKVQTYERVRLSPADFTPPTSKPLFDLGGRDAVVIPARFTDSGVIVNVSIAGRGLDFLLDTGSSDLLIDPAVAGELGMSLTGVTALSFGGDFTMANTRAPDLSVGPLSAKNVAFSTASFEEQLPDQRVVGLLGTDFVASGALEIDFEKKALTLMRSAPADLTARGWSALPLRLDYGVPLVKASYSNLPGYFVVDLGAVYSMLYPHYFSQFPNLVPRGTPDEGELVMIGGKPFGVKHITMRSMTLGDWVFGGVQVVVPSVQYAQERDYDGLIGRDTLSDFNMIFDYANARLWFKPIAEALK